The DNA region gccatttggcccatcaagtctgctccgccatcctgtcatggctgatttattatccctctcaaccccattctcctgccttctcacccagACTAACAAAGAACCTACCAACATTCACttcaaatatatccaatgatttgtcctccacagccgtccATAGCAATGAAGTCCACAGGTTTATTAGAAGATTGTTGTGACTAATTTTGTACATTTTCATTCCTAAAAAGGGCAATTGCTTTATATTGGTAAAtctttgggcaggtggggcttggtcagccttggacagcagcctgcctaggagaaggaaaactgattttAAAGCTCCGCcaccttgcggccatacccacccacaGGGAAGGCCTCGGGAGTACACcgtgaggaagaaatccggagctggggtccctaagacagtttgatgttgtttacaacttcactccaGCAACCTCTGCAACAACACTGGTGACAAActgtatcggcacttgcccttcccttggactacagtGACTTGGAGAGGgggcatgggcaacagctggttcATCAAATCTTCCcgccaggcttgcaccctggagaggccacagtccaccagaggcgcaaacccatgttcccctgggatcgacggctgcccACTGTTACTACTTTTGGTAAATCTGAAATACTTTACAGTAAAGAATGTTGTGATAATCATAATCAATTTTCTTTTCAGGATTGCAAGCATTTCCAAGATATTCCCCACTATAATGCTGTATAAACTATGGGAGGAAGGAAAAATCGCGTCTTTGGATGATCCACTTACAAAATATGTCAAAAACTTTAGTATTAAAAACCCACTGGGAAGCTCAAAAGACTCAGAACATAAATATGAAGCAGATGACCTGGTATctctagggagagagagagccgccACCAAAGTATCATCTGTGACGTTGAAGAGAATGGCCAGCCAGCTATCAGGTGAGTTGGAAAGCTGCTCAAACGAGATGTGCATCGGACCGAGACCCATTAATTATTGTCCAGTTAATCATTTTAGGAAGTTAGTCTGTCATTGTCCAGAGCAGGAGTTAACATTACAGAAGTCAAAGTGAGCACAATGCACAGTATGGCCAAACTATTTCCCACACCTGCGCCTGGGGATTTGTACAATTCAGAAGTATATGTTGGAAAATtggactggggggtggggggcgttCAGGAAGTACCAGAATGATCTTGCTGACCACTGGATCCGCCGGGCTCCCCGCAGTAACAGGCATGCCTGTGTGACGAACGAAAGCGTAGCCTATCACTATTACAGCTCCAGCGACCCAGGTACGCGGTAAGGGCAGGCAGGGTTCAGTTCCgggatcggggttcaattccgccgctgtctgtaaggagtttgcacgctctccctgtgaccactgtggacttcctctgggtgctcccgtttccacccacggtccaaagatgcaCGCATTAGTAGGGTAATCGCTCGCATGGGTGTAAATGAGTGGCAGTGGCTCTTTGGGCCGGGAGgacttgttactgtgctgtatctctaaatgagaATTAAATTCATGCCCGTGAATGGGGAGAAGCAGTATCACACAACACGTAACACTTTGTAACCTCTACCTGCTCATGTTAACCCACAAACCTCATAGCTCACTTCGAAATTTCCTTGTGGCAGAGGAAactattcagctcattgagtcagCGCTGGTTCTCTGAACAATCTAATTCCACTAATGATCTACTCTCTACACATTCCCATCCTAcctagttcaaagtacatttatcatcaaactaTGCATACATTACACAACCTTGGGATTCGTctccttacgggcagccacaaaacaagaaacccgaaagaacccgttttttaaaaaaaagaccaacgcagagagaaagagggaaaaaaacgCAAATCGTGCAGACTATAAAAACAAGCAACAGcgttcagaatgaaagtgagtccatagacgtGAAGCCCAggacaggcccacagcctcaatTCATCTCACAGCAGGGCAAATTGTCGTGAAGTTTGCAGACAAAAAGaccagagcatcctgagcaggcccacagcctcagcctcagcgcCACAGAGAGAGGAGTAAATGTCACGGAGGAGCGTACAGAACCAACTCAACCCTCGCCTCTGGTCCCCAGCACCcggccttttcaatccatccagcccagcgtttaaattgtccaaacatcagATCATCCATCACACCAAGACCCGGGCAGTCCCTGTCACTTTCCTGCGCTCTGGCCCTGGACCTTGCCACCACATTCCGGCCCGTATCCAACCATTTCAAATCGGCCCAGCAAGCCTTGCCCGCCATCGATTTTGTTGGACGGGCTCCAGAACTCCCCGCTCTGACTTTGCTCCGCTTCGCACGCTCCGACTCTGTCTCGACTTCACTGTATAGGGTCAACTCATATTGTCCTATAAACCTACCAATCGGTAGGTCTTTGGGGTGTAGGAGCAAACCAGGGGATCGAGGGGAAGTCCACACATTCACAAGGAGAACATGGTATCGAAGATAAGGATTGAGCCTGGATCTCTGGACTCTGGGGTGGCAGCTGTGCCACTTCACTGCCCAACCCAATTAGTTGCTTTACCAGTTGGCTTTACATGTTCTCCCTGGCCCCTGGGCATTTAATGGGTTTTCCATTTATGGTCACGGCAAACTGTATACgtgttggatttttttttttggtgcCAAAATCTTGAAATGTTGTCTGAAATGATTTGCAGGATTGCCCAGGCGACTCAGGTCCACAAGTCTACTTTGGGAAGGGAATACCCAGATGGCACTGGATCTCTTGAGAGATGATTTACTCATTGCAGATCCTGGTACAAGGTGTGAGTTCAGCTTTTATGTCATCCGCCAACGCTGACAGACCGGAACATGAAACTTCTGCCTTTTTAAAGAATTGCTGACTTGCTGCAATCCTAGTTCTCCTACAATTTGTAGCTTAAATTTGCATGCAATGAACCACCACTACCCGGTGAAATGTTCCAATATTTATTTATGGGATATAAATCCTCTgatgaaatcttgcctgacaaatgccTAAGGCAGGACTCCCAATCTTTATTCAGTACccactgtacctaataaaatggtcactgtcTGGATGTTCACGGCCTTCAACTGTAGCCCATTCACTGTcacctccctgtcagcttgaaccattctcctctgacctctctcattaacgaggcgtttTTGCccgcagaactgccactcaccggaagtattttgtttctcacaccaatctttgtaaactctaaagactgttgtatgtgaaaatcccaggaaatcaacagtttctgagatactcaaaccaccccatctggcaccgacaatcactctgcggtcaaagccacttagatgaCACTtcgtccccattctgatatttactCTTGACGTAACTGCGTACTTTAACACATTGAGATGTTGCCTAATGATTAGATATTGACTATTGCCGCCTATTGAtaggttagatatttgcatcaacgagcaggtgtgcctaataaggTGGTCGATGAAGGTATTGTATTTGCTTGACTTGGTACAGCCATTGTAACTAATCTGCAAAGTTGCAGCATGATTACACTGATGATTAAACATTTAGTGGGACAAGGCAGGTATTATATTTCTAAAGCACCTTAAATGAGATTTAATACCAATGTAATGGAGATATGTTACAACTCACCCACAGTTAATAAAAATTATGTAAAAGTAGAAGCACTTTTCAGTTATCAGTGATAACAAATtagtttatttattgaaatacagtccTTTTAGCTGTGCCCTAGCTGAATCATGGGGCAACCCACCATCTAATAAGTCTTTGGACTTGAAGGATTAAACCTGGCCACAGGGAAGAaccgcacaaactccttacagccggcagcgggaattgaacccgtgtcatctgcactgtaaagcgttgtgctaactttTATACTACCATGCCGTTGCTTTGTATCTTAAACATTTAGCACTTCTTAACTATCATTCCTCATGATGAATTATGTCACacgatacacccccccccccaatttaaaTGGGATGGGGGGTATTGAAGCCTGCGCATGTTGGCAGCAGGGTCTAGCTAGCAATGTCGGACTGGGAAATTGGAGCTGGTGAATGTACCACTGCGCATCATTCTGTTCCCGCCGATGGCAGCAACCACCACCTCGTACCACCTCGCCAATACTTCAAAACGTGCATTTTGAATGCTGCACAGTTCTTTATGCAGCAGGTCCAATTTTCCAGTCTGTCGTGGGGGTGGGGGAGCGGAGCGGATAGCACAACGCTCTACAGCGCTAGCGacgcgggttcaattcctgccgctgcccgtaaggagttcgGACGTtccccctgtgaccgcgtggagTTCCTccctggtcattgtaaattgacccgtgattaggctagggttaaactgcggtgtggctcgaaggggtGGAAGGATCTGCATAAATAAACTGAAAGCTAGACCCAATATCCCCACTTAAAATGGCGTGTGGCATAGTTCTACTGGATGCATAGAAGGAAGGGTACGCACGCACGCATGGAAATGGCTGACGGTCTAATATTCTGTCCTCCTCAGATGTCACTACAGCAACCTAGCATTTTCCCTCCTGGCTCACGTTCTGGCCAGTAAGGTTGTTGGAGCCGACTACCAGCGCTGGGTCACCGAGCACATCCTTACCAAGATCGGAATGGAGCACACCGGATTTGAGTTCAGCCCGCCGGTTCGTGCTCAGTTAGCTGTCGGCGTCTACAGCAACGGCAAACCGGCTCAGCTCTACGACCTGGGCTGGTACCGGCCCTCCGGCCAAATGTACTCCACGGCTGCCGACCTGGCCAAGCTGTGCATGGCCTTGCTGGGGGTCGTTCGCAAGCGCATCCTGGGCGCCGAGACGCTGAAGGTGATGCTCACCCCCGTGCTGAAGTGCTCCGAGGATTACTTCGTCAGCGGGACGGGGACGCCGTGGGAAATCAGCGAGCAGCTGGGCTACGATGTCATCAAAAAAGATGGCGATCTGGATGGTTACTCGGCCACCTTCTCCCTGGTTCCTCGCCTCAAAATAGGGTTCATCATTTTAATGTCGGGTTCCCGGCCCCAAGAGGAAGACTTGACTGCCGGGGTTTATAATTACCTCATCCCAGCAATGGAGTCTGCATTCCGCCAAAGCGACAGAATCCTCCATCCGCCTCCCGAATCCAAGCCTTACGTTGGCTACTACACattttcaaatttgaccttttaCGAGGTAAAGAAAGACAAGAGAGGGGTTTTGGTGATGCAGCAGTTCGGCCCTCACATTGAAACCTTGATACCCGAGAAGTATAGGACTATCAAGCTTTGTTACCTAGAAGAAAGGGTTTTTCAAATCGTATTTGAGAAAGCATACCCGTGCGTCCTGAAGTTCAACAAGGCCTCCGTGTCCCTCGAAGCTCAAGACGGGCAGCTCTTTAACTTTTTCCCCTTCAACAGTAGAGGCCTATCTACTGGTTTTGACGCTCCGGGCCTGAACACGTACAACATCGTCAGAATAAGTCGCAAACCAAGATTTTGAGAACGTTTGACAGGTTATAATCGTTTTTTAGGTGCTTTTTTGAAAAGTCGTCTCATTTATAGAATTAGCAGCATGGAATCTGAGTAAGAAAAGGTATGTCGAACCTTCTCTATTGATTCACGATGGCTGCCACATCTGTTGTGCCCTGATTTTTAACTGCTAGGAATTTGCTGCGAGATGCTTTCTGACGTGATCTCCAGTGACTTTTAGTGGCGAAGCAGAGGGAATCGGTGTGTTTGTTTTCTCTCAAAAGAATCGGATAGAGCCATGTAAATCTTTATAATACTCAAAAACCTTTCTCAACAGTCAGATCAATCTGGCTTCATATCCATGTCGGTACTAATTGGTCCTGAAGACTTTGTAACTTTTCCAGAGAGCCTCAGCTTTCTTTTCGTGCTTTTAGTGTCATCTTGTGATAAAATGTTATGCCATAATACACAGTAAGATTttatttgctgctgcttgtgttgtaTCTTTGGTTAGGTAACTATCAGATCCATTCCCTTTGTATGGATAGCCTGATTCCTAATTTCTGTTTGGAATTTGCTTGTTTTTAAAACTTTCCACAGATTTTTCTTCAACCTATGAGCAACCCCCTATGctttcctctgtcttcccactgcaAAATGACTTCTTCCCACCATTGTTAAATTAGTAGACTAGAAGCAGTAATTCTGGATTATTAATTGCAGAATCATAGATTCAAAGACatgagttcaaaccacacaggagCAGTTGAGGAATttcaataatataaaataaataaaactggaaTGGGGAAAAGAAACTAGCCTCTCTAACAGTAGCACtagattgtttttttaaaaaacaatccTACCTAGAGCATCAAGTCCTTTAGAGAAGGAAATCTGTCACCCTAAACTATTCTGGTCTTCATGTGACTTCAAGAagagtgggtgtggaaaggatgtttcctatggtgggagggcACGGAGTCAGAATTGAGAGGTGTCCTTTTAAATGAGAATGAGAaaattagccagagagtggtgaatctgtggaattcattgccacaggtggctgtggaggccaagtctttacacgTATTTAAGGccaaggttgatagattcatgattggttggggcatgaaggaatacggggagaaggcaggagattggggctgagaggaaaaacggACCAGCCGTGatgaagtggcggagcagactcgatgggccaattctgctcctatatattaccGTCTTATGGTCAGACTAATGTAAATGAGTCCTACCGACCTCCATTACTCCGAAGCAAATGGGGAGCACAGTAGACGTTGGCACATTGGTGAATTGCCAAAGAAAATCGATGTTCTCTTAAATTGATGTTTTTGTAAATTATCTTGGTATGTTTAACTTAATTTGTGTTTTCCAATCCTTAAAATTTCTATCCCAAATACATTGTCTATGACTCCTAATACTTTATCTCTAAAAAGATGAAGTCCTCACCATGACTTGTTGCCTCCCTTTGCAACGAAGTACAGTGGCTGTGCAGGCAGTCTTCTAATAAACCAGTGAGTGTCACAATGACCAAATGTAATCATTGTGTTTCCTGTGGTGCGGAGATAAAATCTTCTGATTTAAATCTAGTTCTGGTGCACAGGCATCAATAACAAGGTCAATAATATTTTATTGTTCACACCCAATAATGACTTTAATAAGAAATTCCAGCCTGGCCTGGTAAGATACTGCCAGTCCATTGAAATATTTTATTTACTAAACTGCTTGTGAAGACTGAACTAGAAATGACAAATCAGTTAAATGAAAGAATTTATTTATGATGTATCTTTTGGATCCCTGGGACCTTCTAAAGTACCGCACAACACAACTCCAGCAACCGGTTCAATCTGACTTTTGGTGTTGAGTGTGTCTGCTCTCCTTGTGACCGCATGGATTTTTTCTGGGatcctctagtttcctcccacatcccaagatAAGCaagttggtaggttcattggtctcTGTAAGTGCTCCCAACTGTAAGTGGTCGGTTTAATCTGGGGGAAGGCGATGGGAATGTGGATAAGATTAGTGGGGGATTGGGATTGTTCTCTGAGTTTGCATaaactgatgggctgaatggtctccatGTTAAAAGTAAATAAGGAAAGTTGCACTGAGTAATTATGTCTTTTCAAAACTACTTGCATAAAATTTATAAACAACAGCAACTCCAACATGAATCCATTTGATAATCCAGTTACATAATCTGATGGTTGCCCACTCTGCTCTCCAGCTTCCTTAATCTTACCTAATACTTTACTGGTGAACGTGGGCTTGTTTGTCATCGGTTTTGTGGAGTGCTCCATAATAATTGCAGGTAAAGAAGCTAAGAAACATTGAAAGGACCAGCTAGACcagacatgaagaggatgttttctatggtgagggAGACTAgggccagagagcacagcctcagaatagaagagcaaacacgaggaaatctgcagatgctggaaattcaaacaacacacacacaaaaatgctggtggaacgcagcaggccaggcagcatctatagggagaagcgatgttgaagtttcgggccgagaccgaaacgtcaacatcgcttctccctataaatgctgcctagcctgctgtgttctaccagcattttgtgtgtgttgttctcagaatagaaggatgtccctttagaacagagatgaggaggaattccgttaaccagagggtggtgaatctgtggaattcattgctgcaggcaTCTGTgatggccaagtcattgagtatattaaaAGCGGAAGTTAATTATTgtccttaaccccattctcccataatCCATTGCGGTGGTGGGGGTTCACGGCTGGCAGCTTTTCACTATaccaaggacgcggcctagaTGACGAGCGCGCCTTCAGGGTTCCGAGGTTTCGTGGCCCTGTGCGTGGGTCGATTCTAAGCTGGTGCAACCGACTGAAGTGCCGCAGGAAAGAACGGAACAGCGGATCAGCTGCCGGAGGCTCTGCAGTCAGCAAGCCGTGCTCTGTctccgtccccctctctctctcgttgGTGGGTGAGAGGTTGTTGCCAATTCTCAGGTCACCATACTCGGGGGTTAAAAAAACAGTGCTACAGTCTTTTagcatcgtaaatcagcgagttgttttgttatgcctCCCCCTTTGCCATGAAAGAGGACACCTCTTTTTTTCCTTTActagggagggagagagcctgtggtatgtcgaattgtcaggtgaacgattagtttttgttgttctGCAGATCATGGCCTTTATTGGGGGCTTTGTTAATACTTGctgggtgggtggagggtgctgacaCTTTTTtgcggaagggtctcggcccgaaacgtcgacagtgcttctcctatagatgctgcctggcctgctgtgttgcaccagcattttgtgtggtgttgtttgaatttccagcatctgcagatttcctcgtgtttacttttTTGCGGAagtgggttggggtgggggagggtcgtTGCTTTACTGCTGTCTGCGCTTGGGAGGGGCTTCAGGGCTGTAaggttttaactgtcattcactcttctgttttcatggatgtctgcgaagaaaaaGGATGTATAttacatacatttctctgacattaaatggagCTATTGAAATTTTGACGCCCTTACTCATCAaggaagggtgtcaaaagttacagggagaaggcaggagaattggggtcgagagggaaaataaaccagccatgatggaatggcacagtagatgcaatgggctgaatggcctaattctgcaccaatatcttatggtctccaaAGTAACACCCGAGAGAATGAAATACGACTGAATCCACCTCTTCCAGCAATTCCAAATAATTAGGTGTCGTCGTTTTTCTGAGAGTTAAGTTTCTTCTGGAAATCGTCGTGTTTTCCTCGCAAGATAAAAGATTATGCTGAATAATAAGTGCTTAAAGACTAATCagagaaatctgaaaaaaaaattgaatttcacAGTTGGCATTGCCCAGAATGGTCTATAATTATAACTGACTAGCCAAAGTGTGAAGGCCCTTGATGCAGGCCCAGAGTTGATTTCATGCAGTCTCGATGAGGACATAAATTGTTTGAGACACGGGCATTTACCGTTAATGCTTTGGTTGGTGTTTGCAGAGCTGTGCAGAGTTATCAGTGAACGAAATTGATTAAACAATGCGATCAATTGGAAGCAACTGTCAAAAGTGAGGGCTGTCTTTGTGAATCACTGCTACAGTGTAAATGTTTTGAGCAAGCGTCGGTGATAATGGCCCACAGAACATATGGCCCTCTGATCTCAGCAATTACGTTGAAAATTTGCCTGGTAATGATCTAACCGGTCAGGAGGTGTTCGTCTAATTGTTATGTTCTTGGCAAGTACTGTACTGTATCATTAAGGGCCTCTTCCTTCCCCGGAGGCATGTGCTCCCTTGTAAGGGGACTGATAGAGGAACACACTAGAACGAAGAAGAAGCCAAGCATTTGTTCTTTGAAGCTCCAGGCTGCTGGATCTCTGTGGAGCTGCTAtatctgtcctgtgtccatcaAGGCTCAGGCAGTAAAAGCCCAGCGCAAGACTACCCTGGCGTGAGCCAAACCCCTTCAGACAGTCTTAGCTGTGCCTAGGGTGGACACAGAGACTTGCTGAGTTAATTCTGAGATTATTATATTGGGAGCTGGTCCCAGCCCAACTGGTGAC from Hemitrygon akajei chromosome 29, sHemAka1.3, whole genome shotgun sequence includes:
- the LOC140718563 gene encoding putative beta-lactamase-like 1 isoform X1, whose product is MKFCKASTPLEMGSSRDLYPHCIVAVGGGSKGVPICLCFLFRQCADGEGAKKSYIKALKWPQLGMAFFVVVSITMTCCFVWQYKLPKQGTSEDISSNEVKPVEMCPRHPRPVPLEHPIPILKEALEKIDFLLRHQIHPMSLPSISAIVIFNDTVLWTGNFGKKNISDEFSPPPNEYTVYRIASISKIFPTIMLYKLWEEGKIASLDDPLTKYVKNFSIKNPLGSSKDSEHKYEADDLVSLGRERAATKVSSVTLKRMASQLSGLPRRLRSTSLLWEGNTQMALDLLRDDLLIADPGTRCHYSNLAFSLLAHVLASKVVGADYQRWVTEHILTKIGMEHTGFEFSPPVRAQLAVGVYSNGKPAQLYDLGWYRPSGQMYSTAADLAKLCMALLGVVRKRILGAETLKVMLTPVLKCSEDYFVSGTGTPWEISEQLGYDVIKKDGDLDGYSATFSLVPRLKIGFIILMSGSRPQEEDLTAGVYNYLIPAMESAFRQSDRILHPPPESKPYVGYYTFSNLTFYEVKKDKRGVLVMQQFGPHIETLIPEKYRTIKLCYLEERVFQIVFEKAYPCVLKFNKASVSLEAQDGQLFNFFPFNSRGLSTGFDAPGLNTYNIVRISRKPRF
- the LOC140718563 gene encoding putative beta-lactamase-like 1 isoform X3 translates to MCPRHPRPVPLEHPIPILKEALEKIDFLLRHQIHPMSLPSISAIVIFNDTVLWTGNFGKKNISDEFSPPPNEYTVYRIASISKIFPTIMLYKLWEEGKIASLDDPLTKYVKNFSIKNPLGSSKDSEHKYEADDLVSLGRERAATKVSSVTLKRMASQLSGLPRRLRSTSLLWEGNTQMALDLLRDDLLIADPGTRCHYSNLAFSLLAHVLASKVVGADYQRWVTEHILTKIGMEHTGFEFSPPVRAQLAVGVYSNGKPAQLYDLGWYRPSGQMYSTAADLAKLCMALLGVVRKRILGAETLKVMLTPVLKCSEDYFVSGTGTPWEISEQLGYDVIKKDGDLDGYSATFSLVPRLKIGFIILMSGSRPQEEDLTAGVYNYLIPAMESAFRQSDRILHPPPESKPYVGYYTFSNLTFYEVKKDKRGVLVMQQFGPHIETLIPEKYRTIKLCYLEERVFQIVFEKAYPCVLKFNKASVSLEAQDGQLFNFFPFNSRGLSTGFDAPGLNTYNIVRISRKPRF
- the LOC140718563 gene encoding putative beta-lactamase-like 1 isoform X4 gives rise to the protein MSLPSISAIVIFNDTVLWTGNFGKKNISDEFSPPPNEYTVYRIASISKIFPTIMLYKLWEEGKIASLDDPLTKYVKNFSIKNPLGSSKDSEHKYEADDLVSLGRERAATKVSSVTLKRMASQLSGLPRRLRSTSLLWEGNTQMALDLLRDDLLIADPGTRCHYSNLAFSLLAHVLASKVVGADYQRWVTEHILTKIGMEHTGFEFSPPVRAQLAVGVYSNGKPAQLYDLGWYRPSGQMYSTAADLAKLCMALLGVVRKRILGAETLKVMLTPVLKCSEDYFVSGTGTPWEISEQLGYDVIKKDGDLDGYSATFSLVPRLKIGFIILMSGSRPQEEDLTAGVYNYLIPAMESAFRQSDRILHPPPESKPYVGYYTFSNLTFYEVKKDKRGVLVMQQFGPHIETLIPEKYRTIKLCYLEERVFQIVFEKAYPCVLKFNKASVSLEAQDGQLFNFFPFNSRGLSTGFDAPGLNTYNIVRISRKPRF
- the LOC140718563 gene encoding putative beta-lactamase-like 1 isoform X2, whose amino-acid sequence is MPPLSKAHRWCADGEGAKKSYIKALKWPQLGMAFFVVVSITMTCCFVWQYKLPKQGTSEDISSNEVKPVEMCPRHPRPVPLEHPIPILKEALEKIDFLLRHQIHPMSLPSISAIVIFNDTVLWTGNFGKKNISDEFSPPPNEYTVYRIASISKIFPTIMLYKLWEEGKIASLDDPLTKYVKNFSIKNPLGSSKDSEHKYEADDLVSLGRERAATKVSSVTLKRMASQLSGLPRRLRSTSLLWEGNTQMALDLLRDDLLIADPGTRCHYSNLAFSLLAHVLASKVVGADYQRWVTEHILTKIGMEHTGFEFSPPVRAQLAVGVYSNGKPAQLYDLGWYRPSGQMYSTAADLAKLCMALLGVVRKRILGAETLKVMLTPVLKCSEDYFVSGTGTPWEISEQLGYDVIKKDGDLDGYSATFSLVPRLKIGFIILMSGSRPQEEDLTAGVYNYLIPAMESAFRQSDRILHPPPESKPYVGYYTFSNLTFYEVKKDKRGVLVMQQFGPHIETLIPEKYRTIKLCYLEERVFQIVFEKAYPCVLKFNKASVSLEAQDGQLFNFFPFNSRGLSTGFDAPGLNTYNIVRISRKPRF